Proteins from one Setaria italica strain Yugu1 chromosome V, Setaria_italica_v2.0, whole genome shotgun sequence genomic window:
- the LOC101762197 gene encoding protein O-linked-mannose beta-1,4-N-acetylglucosaminyltransferase 2 encodes MSSCKERSGKNTKSWTPIVHLNVGFVVGVLFVLLTFLVFSQKAAISGLNVATTVAQPSIKGPGETFVTSGVQIQGSGGSAEKGTVVYNTKGGYSETCEVDGDVRINCSALSVFLVPTASSERHEWSILPYSRKTMPGIKNVTVAQLQGPAAAPACTVTYGVPAVIFALGGLTGNFWHDFSDVLVPLFVASRRYGGEVQFLITNMQPWWPEAYRTILRGLSKYDAVNLDGDEHVRCFPHVTVGLHQHNGLSIFPEWVPGGPLSTHDFTRFMREVYALPRDAPASLVREPEKRPRLLLVHRGHSRRIMNEQEVLRAAEAAGFEAVAVDFRRDVTVDEQARTANSFDVLLGVHGAGLTNLVFLPPGGVLVQVVPYGRMDVIATLEFGLPAKDMGLRYIDYEVRAEESTLLEMLGPEHPAIKDPDSVHRSGWDKMTEFYLDKQSVRINITRFAPTLAQAFDCLRQQ; translated from the exons ATGAGCTCCTGCAAGGAGAGGAGCGGTAAGAACACGAAGAGTTGGACGCCGATCGTCCACCTCAACGTCGGCTTTGTCGTCGGCGTCCTCTTCGTGCTCCTCACCTTCCTAGTTTTCTCGCAAAAGGCTGCGATCAGCGGCCTCAATG TTGCCACTACGGTCGCACAACCGTCGATTAAAGGTCCTGGTGAAACAT TCGTCACTTCGGGCGTGCAGATCCAAGGTTCAGGTGGATCAG CAGAGAAGGGCACTGTGGTGTACAACACCAAGGGCGGCTACTCCGAAACCTGCGAAGTCGACGGCGACGTCCGGATCAATTGCTCAGCCCTGTCGGTGTTCCTCGTCCCGACCGCCTCGTCGGAGCGCCACGAGTGGAGCATCCTGCCGTACTCGCGCAAGACCATGCCCGGCATTAAGAACGTCACCGTTGCGCAGCTTCagggcccggccgccgccccggcgtGCACGGTGACCTACGGCGTGCCGGCCGTCATCTTCGCGCTCGGCGGGCTCACAGGCAACTTCTGGCACGACTTCAGCGACGTGCTGGTGCCGCTGTTCGTCGCGTCGCGGCGGTACGGCGGCGAGGTCCAGTTCCTGATCACCAACATGCAGCCATGGTGGCCGGAAGCCTACAGGACCATCCTGCGGGGTCTGTCCAAGTACGACGCCGTCAacctcgacggcgacgagcacgTCCGGTGCTTCCCGCACGTCACCGTGGGGCTCCACCAGCACAACGGCCTGAGCATCTTCCCGGAATGGGTGCCCGGAGGACCCCTCTCCACGCACGACTTCACCCGGTTCATGCGCGAGGTCTACGCGCTCCCGCGCGACGCGCCGGCGAGCCTGGTCCGGGAGCCGGAGAAGCGgccgcggctgctgctggtccaCCGGGGTCACAGCCGCCGGATCATGAACGAGCAGGAGGTActgcgggcggcggaggcggcggggttcgaggcggtggcggtggattTCCGGCGCGACGTGACCGTGGACGAGCAGGCGCGGACGGCGAACTCGTTCGACGTGCTCCTGGGCGTGCACGGCGCGGGCCTGACGAACTTGGTGTTCCTGCCGCCGGGCGGCGTGCTGGTCCAGGTCGTGCCGTACGGGAGGATGGACGTGATCGCGACGCTGGAGTTCGGCTTGCCGGCGAAGGACATGGGGCTCAGGTACATCGACTACGAGGTGAGAGCGGAGGAGAGCACGCTGCTGGAGATGCTGGGGCCAGAGCACCCGGCGATCAAGGACCCGGACTCCGTGCACCGCAGCGGGTGGGACAAGATGACCGAGTTCTACCTCGATAA